aaaaaagtttccatttcctttttttaatcacataaaCATATGTCTATTCAGATGGCTTGGTTAAATTATTTCACAGTATATAaagcatttttctgtaaaatgtccATGCATGTTGAAATGGTGTAAAGAGGAATCTCGAGAGCTGTCATAAATTATCAAATGGGGTATTCATTATGCCATTGTCACTAGGGTAAATACCACCTCACGGCAAGATTCAAAACCAAGTAAATCAGCCAAGGCTATATCCAAAAGGGTGTCTTCTGCCTGCAAGCCTGGTTTGTTACTTATTGGcttacattattttctctgtgtgtaaatattttcctctgtgtgtgtgtgtgtgaatgagtaagaaaggaagaaagagtaTGCACATGCTTGTGGGTTTAGGAAGTGCTCCTTTGTTTGCTATCCCATCATAGTCTGAAGGGTTGTGAAGATTGGAATCTCATGATACAGGAAATCTTGATAACCTGTACTTGCTCTAAATCCTTGCAGATTTACAGAAGCTGCTTCATACCAGTAGCAGACAATCTgcaacaatgttgcaagagtgCCTGGTCACCTCTTACCAAGCACGAAACACAGAATGTCTGAAGCTAACGGTCAGATGTTGTGGGGTTCACATACTAGACCATCTGTTCAGCCCATCCAGCAATGTCAGATTCTGCTCTTTGGTTCTTTTGCATGACATTGTAAAATTCAGCACAGTAAGAAACTGATTATTGCTTTCATTAATATTGAATATAAGTCATTTGTTATAGCTAACTGAATacataaaaagacaacattCTGGTGCAGTTTGTTCTGGCAGCatattttatcaaaacattGGCATATTGGTGACCACCTTTCTGCCCTTTTGAATCATTTGGCTCTTACCCtttgcagtggcgtaggaacaaGTCAAAAAAGACACTGaggagacaagaatgtgaatgttgttCAATGTCAGCATGGATTTTGTCCCTCCCCAAAGCCGAGCATCATCCTATGCCACtgctttgtcactgtcattgccCTCCTAATGTGCACTCAGGCAGCATAAAGCAGATCGAGCTGTTCCACTTGCTTATCATAGGCAAATCATGTTGTTGCAGACATATTTATATTGGGCAGAGTTGGGAGAGGAAAACTGTTACAATAACCTGCAAGGAAGAAACATTTCTTGGTACCTCCTGAACATTGTATATGTAAATCCTATTTAAATGTGACCAAGACTAAAAGTTACGTTGGCTCAATGCGTCATACATGTGaacaaatactaaaaaaattactattcACATCAGATAGTAGCGTGAATGggaaaaactgtattttttaaaaaattcgaCTAACTTCTGTTGCTGGTTACTTGGGCCAGGGTAACTCTGTGCACCTGCACAGGGCCACCAAATCCCAGGGGCTGCCACACTAATATATAttgaacataaaacagaaaaagaaagttattataGCTGATCATGTGGCTGAAAAACATTGTAGCTCTTGTTTATTACTTCTCTATATTTACTAATGCTGCTAGAGTCAGAGCAGGAAGCTATATGTAGTATTCTAATGTTCTCCCATAATGAGAATATCATGGGCCGGCAattggttttattgacattagTGGGTGAAGGGACCACTGATTCTTTATCTGCCCAGCCCTACCACAAGCCTAGAGCCGCCCCTGCAGGTCACTTACAATTGCTTGCTGGTATTACAgcctgttttctttgtttggtttcttaGGTTGAATTGCACATGGAACTGTCACGACTTGGCTGTGTTCCCAAACTACTTGATGTCATTCGCATTAATGACAACAGCAGTGACCTGCAAGTTATAGgcaagtggttttttttttaaatgctcatATTTCAACCAAAGATTTGTCTACAAAAAGTCATGTCAGTCATGGTCTATGAGGAAGGATGTGCCATGCATGACACGTCTCACTGTGTTGGCTTTGttctaaaacatttcttatgCTGACAACATAGAATGTGCAGCAAGTAGCAGGAGGTtagtcataaataataaatgtgtgatgtaTATAGCTCATAATGACACCCATGAAGGGGCATGTtcagacaagtaggagacatggacaaaatacaaagaatgaaaggagAAGTAACTATCCagataagtaataaaagataaatgtagaagacacaaagaggaatcagagaacaaacagtaagtatggagagtgtcataaatctgcagaggaagatgtGCAAGTGGACTAGTCAGTTGATTATAATCAaaactatgttgattggtgaAAGGAGTAATGCATCTGGAGCAGGCATGTTTTAgtgcagggatgcccaacctacggcccgcaaaacttctgcccacagtgcaggaaatcggcatgttagtaataaaaaaaatatataaaataaacccgaaaaaaagggaaaaagaaatatttatccctatgtaggggcgtctctcagtctttttttcgatagacaaacatttcgatttagtgctccgacttggtgtctctacgatgcagctggacattcagaagttggtttcgggtaaacaacttcaaatatcccactaattactacataattaatggcaagtacaactaattgtttctaataaaaatggtatctgctctatttttttttctttttcgtatttttgcggtgaagcggcccgtgacacgcatgtcggaaatgcatatggcccgcaggccgaaaaaaggttgtgcatcactgttTTAGTGGATGTTTAAAGGATTCTATGGCAGATAAGGAAGGGAAGGGGCTTCCACATTAGGGTCAATGTGGAGTGTGGGTTGGTGATTTGGTGGAGGGGGTGTCAGTTTATGTAGAAAGGAGAGCATAGGCTGGGATAGGGGTCAGTTGGTGTAGAAAGGGAAATGTAAGATTGGACAGGGTTGAATATAAGGGATGGCAAATGTCTCATCTACCCTTCTAGAAGCTTTAAGCCAATAACtggttttcattcttttttttcattataggGCAAggtttgaaaatgtaaaaggtaTCCAATATAAAATCCaagaatttgtgtgtgtttaaatgagCAACTTAAGAGCTGGAAATGTGTGGCATGTTATCATTTTCTTGGCTTTATCTCACAGGAAGGAACGTGAGAGCTCCCTAATGTCAGATGTAGGGTTGGGAAAAAATGAGGTTGGGTATAGCATTACAAACATGTTGAGCGAGTGACATACAGAGAATAAAGAGGTTTTGTTGATAAGTAATTTGTTGACTGGTGGCATAACATAATCTGCTGGTGATGTTGTCAGTAATCTGGTGGAATTTATGACAGCTTTAACAGTGGTTCAGCTGTTGCTCAAGAACAATGAACAACTTCAACAGCTATTTTCTTACTTCGGAGGTCATGCACTAATGGCTGTCCTTTCTCGTAGCTCCTTTTCTACAGTACGTGAGCAAGCTCGAGATGTTCAGGCCATGTTTAAAAAAGGTATGAGTGCCATAGTGCATTAAATAGCAAAGTAGGgcagtttttatcttttatatagataatacagtaaaAAAAGTGGAATTGTTTTATTAGATGGGCAGATTAAAATTGCCTGCTTTGTTAGAATAGTCCACTTGAAAAAGCCTATTTCTGTGTGctcatgtgcttgtgtgtgtgtgtgtcagttaAAGATAAAAGCTGCACAGAAAACAGAACGGGTTTGATACCGTTGTTCACACCACCTTTGAAAGTCAAAACCAAGCCCCAGGATGTATGGGAGCATGTAAGTATTCCTGACTTTCAGAAAATTTCtaattgtaattaatattttaagctTCCACCATTATACCAGAAGAACTGTAACTCGCATCCAATGTTTTAATGATTTCCAGTGTCCATCATGGGTGTTTTAGTCTATAAAAATCATCCAGTGCAATGTGGATAAATATTTATGGAATTTTGTAGCCTAACTGCACAAATCATTCATTATATcttgtaaccaacacgtcagtcgctgatggctatgtaggggtgggctagtcatacaagaacacaacaaagatggaaatggcCGCATAAtcgtagattttattcagtcttACTCGGGAGCTGACCTGccatctctccactctcacttccaaatcaAAAAGTctctctcaactgtaaagctacactacttatgcTATCTCCCGGCTAACATTCCAGAACGATCCACCCCCTTTTTCCCATGGTTTCTTCATGACCTTTCTCAGCCCCTGCTGTGGCGCCAGTGGACATCCTGTCCccaccctgtctggtcattgtctccccaagtggctcagggaAGTTcataacttctggtgtaacaataggcCCAGTCACCAGTagcagttcaaggctggctattacacACGAAGCTGgcatgagaaagggacagtcctgggagccaTTCGACGTCTACCctctacaaagacataacttagtacactactagagtgctacaatcTTGTAGTATTGCATTACTTGTCACATAAACATAGGATTTGATATTGGTTATACTTCTGCCTAAACAGCATGCATTTCCATGCACAGAGCCTGTTAAGATTTCCTGATATTGATAGGATaattgaaatcattttttttttttttttgcagatcaCAGAGAGGTGGAATCAAGAAGACAAAGTTGTAAAAGTATTACAGCAGTTTTATTAGAACAGCTGTTACAGGCATATCTGAGTGGCAGGTGGAGGGTCACCAAAATCGCCGTGAAGCCTTTTAAAGGCTACCATGAATGGACTGTTCAAAGATCTACATCCAGTGTGTGGTTATAAAACCTTATATAAATGTCAAATATGCAATCTTTTGTCATATTCTCCTGCAAATGTTGAATAAACTGTTCTGCCAGAATCTGTATTGTGTGCAGAATCAATGTGCATGTGCAGATGTGTTATTTTGCAGATACACAAGAACCTCCAGTTTAGCAGTTGATTTTTATAATGATGTATTTTTGTGCTGggacacaaacacatcaaagTTAACAActgatatttataataaaagatGTGTTATTATACTGATACTCATTCACATCCGGTTTAGCAACTGGTATTTATAATAGTAAGATTCAAAGTCATCATGAGATCTGATATCATATTTTAGGATCTTTGAGGTGAGGACTTATCATCACCAACAATTAAGTGGTAATACcgcttgaaatattttatttgtatactaGCAGTACCCCAAAGCTCTGCCAGGGGCTCTAGTTCTTTCTACTTGTTGGTAGGGAGGTGGTAGTTCTAGCTAATGAAAATTTTGTCAGCTCCTTATTTCTAGTCAtcagacaatttaaaaagaaaatctctttGGGCAGCTGTAAGGTCATTGCTTTTAGCCAAATGTGTATCACATCTGTatttgtgtgcacatgtttcTCACAAAAAGAAATCTTGAACATAACCATTGCTTTTATGTATTTGTGATTAATTTGATTACAGCACAGACacctaaaacatttttctcataatttattttcattataaaaatcacaaaaatagtCAATTCTTATTGCAATTTTtgctttcaaaaatgaaaaaaaaaattcttatgaGTGTTTTTCAGTtgaaacttcaaaataaaatacaaactatgATGGCGAAAGACATCGGAGGAAAAGGATAAAAATGGCTTGACATTAGTCAATTGACTGAGATCAACCCCTGCAGACTATTATTCATATTCACATTTAATTGCAGCTCTTCTAGTTCAGTATCAATAGGCTGCTCAAAGAAACTTTATAGAAACAATGCTGTCAAAACTAGGCAAGAAACTGATAGCATGACCAAGCTCACGCTTCATGCTTTGCATACCATTCCTGTTCTGCCTCCTTTCCAACATAGttcctaaaaaaagaaagaaaaagtattgaGTACAAAAAAGCTAAGTGACATAAATCACgaactgctttttttttggggggtggagGGTTGTAGGggcaatggtggtggtgatgatgaattAGGATGGGGAGCTAGGGAAGTTCAGTGTAACACTTAAATAACTGGTGCTCTGCATTAAGCACTTTGTACTGTTGCAGACTGAAACTAAATTGCTATCAATAAATATTCTTGGCAAGTTGTTCACAACAGACAGAATATTACTGCAGCTATACTCTACTGATCTAGTTTGATCCCCCATAACCTAtcacttctctttcttcatccaACCACACACCCATCTCTTTCTAACTCACATGCAAACGAATGCATGATGCACATAAGCAGGCACTTGCAGAAAGCTTGTTACCTGTAATCCCATTCACTAATACCCCAGCCTTTAAGTCCATTGACTTGGTACTGGCAGAATCGCTCGTATATTTTGGCATCCCATTCTTCACCCATGTAAAATATTGGACAGTCCAGGACTATGCACTCCATGTCATATTGCTTCCCACCtgttaaaatcaaaacaataaatgaaCACCCAAACAAGTTTCACAGTTTCTGGGAGTTGTATCAGCAAATGCAACACCTCCGGAGGTAGTGATCATGACAATGATAAAACCCATGTTTTTATGCAAGACTCGCCAACTAACCTGCAGAAAACTTGAATCTAAGTGATTTGGGAGGTCTCCCATCTTCTCCATGATCATATAATTCAAATTCTGATGATGAAACAGCATCCATGTGGCCATCAGGATGAAATACATAACCAACAGTTAATCTGAAAAGTACACAGTTCTTTTGAAAAATGAGCAATCATCAGTTAATCTAAAGGTAGCCAATACTCTTTATATGTAAAACTCTATTCGTAATTTGCCAATATTTTCAGTTACTTTGCTGACAGTTATTCAGATAAAGtcacaaatgaaacatttagaTCCAACAGGTCATCTGGGGATGGGAACACAACAAACTTAATTTAGTTCTTATTTAAGTTGATTTCAAGCTTCCAGcaatcttttcttcattttgtaacATCTTTTCAGTTATTCCTTCATATAGTTCCAAATTATTGCTGTCATGCTTAGATATATTAATTATACTGCTATAAGACAACAGTGCCAGTGAAGTACTTAACAAAATCccataaatagtttttttacaTCCTGCTTTGGAATACATTTTGGTAGAAACCTGGAGAGTGCGACTGGCATGGAAATGGCTCCAACACATATGGCTGACCCATCTTCAAGGCTGATATACTGCAACCCATAGCGGTGAAGGCTTTTCCAGTCCCGTATGTTACCTGTCATGTACAATAGTGATTTGTTTCCTGAAAGAACAGCATTCACATAATTTCCAGTAATACTACAGTAGTGATGATTATAAGCATTAAATTAGATTTTAAATAGTTCAAGaaagcataaataaatacataaattataGCACTACATGACAGATACCATAGGAATGGTCCCGAACACCTCTCAGCTCCACTCTGCGGGTCTCATAGCCTTCAATTTCAATGTTTCCAGTGAGGATTCCAAACTGCTCATAGTGTGTTTGATGCTGCCTAAAAGAAATCcaaaaaaacattcaaagtatttttaatcTTCTGGTCATTGAAGAGTGAAATGTTCCCAGCCCTATCTCTCTCATTTCCATTCCTTCACCAACCTGAAAATCTAAAGGGTCAGATATGGTGGGGTCAACAAGTAAATTTACATTATATCAACAAGAACCTGCCTAATAAAACAGCATCTTTCCATGCTGCTGTTCTAAAACTCAGAaccacacattcacacatagaTTACAGATATTTTCCAATGGTTAATAAATATAGTTATTTCAAGAAACCAactacttaaaacaaaaactaaatagGTACCTCTGAAGGGTGCTAAAGTATTCACGACTCCACTTTTCTCGTGCAATGCCATCTGCCATCATTGCAGGGTGCATGTCAGTGTCGAAGTCAAAGAATGGTGTAAAATTATTCCAGTTGAGGATGAACTTTACATTCACttctttcttgtccttctttATTCTGTGAAAACAGGAAATGATCTACTGAAAGTCAAGTACTACAGCATCAAAATTCTTAAATGATCAGAAATAGAATTTTTCTACTTACAATTTTTACTCCAATTTCACTGCTCAAGTATAGTTCAAAGTGACAAATTAATATGCCTATGATGTTCATGGGAGTTTCAAACAGTTGAATTCAAAGATCATCGATTCAAGAGGCTTAATGTTACAATCACGCTATACTATAATATTGAATTAAATAGCCAactttaagaaataatttcatgaaATTTGCCAAGAGACACTACACTGGGAGTTTGACTTGATGGCTGCCATTTACTAGGCAAATACCAATCACACTCACACTTGCAGATGCCACTACTCCTACTATTATTTATACACCCCCAACATTATTTCtctcacatatacatacatacacatacaaatcaCTCCCTTTCTTTCACATATACTATACACTACACACATTAGCAATACACACATTTCAGTCACCATAGATACCAAAACAGGCAAACGGGCACACATGGatgctcactcacacacttgcACTATATATGACCCTCACAAATTATGAGGACATGCATTCCACTATTATTAGTCCTGACTCAAGCTCGTCATTCAGGTGGGCTGCGGCATTGgcaaagaaactgtttctcCACCAGGAAATTCTGGTCTGGACATGTCTATATGAAATTCAGTGACAACCAAATGAATCATTGCATACCCTCTGACAGTAAATGTGTATCATTGTCAactacttttactttctctaTTCAACATCTTTTTCCCTGACTACCAGAAATCTCTCTGTTATCATTTACACATCACTGTCTCACAAATCTAACATCAATGAAGCCTGTAAATCTATTTTCATTTAGCCTTTCAGGATCAGCTAGGCTGGTACATTCCTGAATGGTTTCCTCAACCAAAAAGCTTGAGTCTGCATTTGTAATGTCCCAGGTAGATTACAGTAACTCTACTCAACTTTTAAAGTGATCAATGGCACTTCAATGACTTTTCATGAATGAAAAGCCAGCCATGGTACACTCTGTGAGCTACACTAGCTGCCAGTTTAAACACACTGATCACAAGATTGTTGAGTTACGCTTTTGATGCCCTATACACCCAAGCTGGTCTTTTCAATCTCCTGATGCTGACCTCCTCTTTGCACAATGTATCAGACATTATAAATTTGACAGaggtttttttctccctcttgtGTCCCACCATTTGGAATTCTCTACCCATGACTCTTTGCTCCCTTTGAACCATGTCTATGTTTGGAGATTTCAACAAAGTATGTATAGAGGATAAACAGTtcagcatcatcaacacttcGTTTGGAATGGTATGCATATTGCAGGTGGTCCAGACATTTGTTAGTGGCATTTAGAATCAGTGCTTTCATGATTGTTtccaatactttcatgaccaacgatgttaaAGCCACTGGTCTAAAGTCAGAGATGCTGAGTTGAAGCTTTCTTCAGAACTGGGAAAATGGTAGATGATTTCCAAGCAGCAGGGATTGAGAGTGAAAGATTAGAGTGCTGAAATatctacaaattcaattattatttaaaacacacCTTATATCCCTACCTCATCTTTCCTTGATAGGAAAGTCTCCAAGTTTTCATGGCCTCAACTGGTTCCAGCAACAGACCGCCTGCAGCAAATTTGTTCTCCTCACCCTGTAAATTTGTGTCAGGCATATTTGGCATCTCCAGTATCCCTAAGTCtgcaaactaaaataaacacaatgttACTGAGCATTATAGATTTTAatcttaatatttctttttagactgaaatgaaaacataacATACATGCTATAACTGACAGAAAGCTCAGAATGGTTTGGAAAAATAATTAATAGTGAAATCCCTTTGATAAGACATTTGCCACACTTTGGCAGTCTTGCCTGTGTGTCACcatcttcaaaaataaaatattttttatacaacAGCTCATTGCAATTAATGTTTATCTCTCACCCTTAACAACAAGATAGTCTGAACCAAACTGTTATGTCGTCTGGCTGTTGCTGCCACGATGTATGTTCCTTCTGCATTCCCACCATTGAAATAAACTGCATCAACAGCCTGGAAAGAGTCACCACGTTGACAATTTTATGATTGGAGTAGAGACTAATTCTATGAGCATATAGGTAATATATGTACAGGACATATGGGATAAAAACCTTCAACTTGTTAATGTTGGCAGCGCATGTGTCAAAAACTGagtagatatttttattttgctatgaAAGCTTAAAGGCacttggtgtgtatgtgtgaacgaacgtgtgtgtgtatcattctgctcttttaatttctctttgACCACTGCATGACCCTAGATATCCATTCTGTCTTCTCACCTTCGGATGGTCTGGAGGAAGGATCTGGACCTTGTCCATATCCTCAGGGCTTGTCCGCGACCGCATGCCGTAACCAGCTCCTtgtcctgtcgtctgcttcatgGTCCTGTTTCGCCTTCGCCGCAACCACAACAACGCGCGGAAAATCAAGTACTTTATAGGATACCATTTGTTGGGCTGCACATACTTTCCGCACCGAGGTGTTGGGTCTGGCATGAGCgccaaaaatatgaaaatcacGAAAGCAATCCCCAGCATTAAGTACAGCCACATGGTAAAAAAGGTGTAATAAATGCAAGCGTAGCCGATCCGGTATCACAGATTAACAAAGAACTCCAGAATGTATTGTTGATatcaattattttgttgttcacAAAAAGACGTCTGCTCGGACTTTCCAAGGGGGCGTTACTCTAGTTTGACAGGAAGTTGATCTCTGGGGTCAAAGTCCATCGTTATCTACCCGCTGCTGTAGTCAGGACTTGAGAGTAATTAAGGATCCGTTTCTCCCAGAAtaacatggggaactcaaggaaaaacGTCTTGTTTCGTAGTTAAATTGCTATGCCTAGACCCTAGGATATTGCTTTATGGTTCTTTACCCCTAGGAATCTTCTgtcgctttataactacgacTTCATGGATAAACAACGTCTGCTAACcctacatctttctttctggTCTGAACACCACTTCGATCATAACTTCAGAAGCAAGACGTTTGTCCTATCAATCCTCAACACCTTCcactcgcttcataactacggagGGGGAGTCGATTGAACGTTCTCCTCCCCGCAAAAAAATTATAGGGACTGATGAGTGCCTGCTACTCTTCTATAAAGGTTGTCTGCTCAGCTTGAAGATTCCCTATGCTCCATTTTATTGTGGCACAATAAACATCTTGATTATTATTaccaaatttattattaaaaataaccaTAACTgtagaaaagttttattttggcGCTACAGCATACTGTGGAAATTTACGGTAATTTATGACAACGATCAGAACAATCAGCAGTAGAAGATAACACGTACGTTATACGCGTTACTATTTCTAATCGTTACTGAAGCAATATATGAGTTGTACAAAGTACATGTGTGCGATATCAGCAAGTCAAGTAGCAATCAGCCATTTTACATTGGCTTAGGAAGATGCTCTGCTTTGGGGGCAGGAAAACTCGAtctatgctgacagtgaacgacaaCTCAACACTTACAACATTTTTGGGGTCCCGGGCGGCTGCCCCTTTCTTCTTACTCCACCGTTTCATAAACCAAAGATTTACAAAGTTTATATGTGGAAATGACGGTGTTAACTAAGACTGTATCGACATATACTCCattcacttttaaaaacataattcgTTTTCTGCACTTTAATTTTCAAGTGAAAGGTAATTTGCGACATCGGTTGTATCAGTCGAGGAGTAATATCCTGGCTGCTTATAGTATGTAATTGTCAATTTTCTTACTTCATACATTCATTTCGTGTTCAGAATAAAAGTGTTAACTAGGTTTAGTATTATAAGTGGAATAAATTTAACGATCACACTGAAAGATTTCTAATTGGGAAATTTAGAAAATATAGTTTTgtcttacaaaattatttttgcacacgAAACAGTATTACTGTTGTGCTTAGTTATTATTTCCATACAGAAAAACTCTGTATGTTCAGAAACGGTCCTTAAAACTTCCAAAATAGAAACATAATTCTTTTTCCTAATTGTTTCAGAATGACAGATTGAAGCTTTGTGATGtcacattatttcataaaaccATTTTCTGAACTCAATAATTATAGTGACATTTGATAAATCAAAAATGTGATAACAAATAGAAGATCAGAACATTGAGAGTTTAATATACCATTTTAGACAAcatatcataataataatattctttaCGTATTAATGCATTGGTTTTGTAATTCGTATGCACAATATCTAACGGTATGATTAAAACGAAAGTGATGGCAAGTATGGCTTTTTGTTGGCTATATTACATTGTAATGTTGTAAATATTGGCAGGCCATTTTCTTCAAGGACAGTAACACCAGATCCCATATTCATCAGTAGGTGAAGACAGGCAAGACTGTCCTTCACTGCTGCAGAGGGTACTAAAGCTTGGCTtgacaagcacatacacacacactccgaAAGGGACGCTCGAATACAAACTTAAAACTTGGATTTATTTGAAAACAGCTATAATTTCCAGAAATGCAGAATACAAGATCTTTTTCGATGGAGGCGAGAGTGCGGGGGAGGACGGATGTGACACGGCGTTACCTCCCAGTCTTCATCACAATGACGGCATCCAGGACGTTCGATCCCACGGAGGGCTCTTGATATGGCTGCTGTCCTCCCACATAGACGAGTAGCAGTCCTGGAGACACATGAGACAATTTTACAGCCGCTTTCTCTCGGTTTTCTACTATCAGTCGCTCGATCGTCATCCGTTATTCCGTCTGCCTGCTAGTCAGCCAGTCTATATGATGCAAAAAGAGTTCCGATTCATGACTTACCGCATATTGGTCTATGTCTGTACTTTCTTATATTGCACTGACTTTGGTTTTTGTATGACAGAAAACATGGTAGGGCAGATTAACTAAATAgttgcattttgttgttgcaaGCGTTCGCCGTTGAGTGTGTCTCTTTGTTTACATGAGTTTACATGAGGATAGGACTATATAATATTGCTTACCTGGTTCAAACTCCCATCCGTTATCTGTGTATACTTCCAGATAACTAGCTTTCACGGTAAATGTCAGAGTCTGGGGTTGGGAGGGGTACAGGGTGGTGCGGTTAAAGGCCACCAGCTGAAGACGAGGGGTGGGTACTGAGGAATTGATCCACTGAACATACACCTGTGTCAcctggcaaacaaacaaaaaccgttTGTGAAACAGCGTCTTATGGCAAAGTTCTGGAATTGAAGACCAACGCCCCTACAACCAGTTGCTCAGTTGTACCAGTACAAATCAGTTATACAAATCAAAGAATAACGGTGACGAGGTCAGAGGAAGATTGTAAACCCCTTACCCATGTTACATCCTCAATTCTGAACCTTTCTCAAAGCTTGATTAGCCAAGAGCCACTACCATCCCACAATTATTAACATACCGGCCGTCAAACCACTGATTTAGTCGTCATAGttatca
The sequence above is a segment of the Pomacea canaliculata isolate SZHN2017 linkage group LG6, ASM307304v1, whole genome shotgun sequence genome. Coding sequences within it:
- the LOC112565797 gene encoding uncharacterized protein LOC112565797, with the protein product MWLYLMLGIAFVIFIFLALMPDPTPRCGKYVQPNKWYPIKYLIFRALLWLRRRRNRTMKQTTGQGAGYGMRSRTSPEDMDKVQILPPDHPKAVDAVYFNGGNAEGTYIVAATARRHNSLVQTILLLRFADLGILEMPNMPDTNLQGEENKFAAGGLLLEPVEAMKTWRLSYQGKMRIKKDKKEVNVKFILNWNNFTPFFDFDTDMHPAMMADGIAREKWSREYFSTLQRQHQTHYEQFGILTGNIEIEGYETRRVELRGVRDHSYGNIRDWKSLHRYGLQYISLEDGSAICVGAISMPVALSRLTVGYVFHPDGHMDAVSSSEFELYDHGEDGRPPKSLRFKFSAGGKQYDMECIVLDCPIFYMGEEWDAKIYERFCQYQVNGLKGWGISEWDYRNYVGKEAEQEWYAKHEA